A single region of the Geothrix edaphica genome encodes:
- a CDS encoding MerR family transcriptional regulator: MSTVADFRPTPASAPPAQRLLKIGQLAARSGLTARNLRFYADAGVFGDLPRSPKGYRLFPPQAIQWVRILKASQAAGFTLDEIQELLRALRQDSAPCAHVRDALGGKLRVLEGRLAEIQLLVEILRITLGTPDGQSSDLGCNLMETLLNEAERLPALTELRA; this comes from the coding sequence ATGTCGACCGTCGCCGACTTCCGTCCCACCCCGGCCTCCGCGCCCCCCGCCCAGCGTCTGCTGAAGATCGGCCAGCTTGCGGCCCGCTCGGGCCTGACCGCCCGGAACCTGCGCTTCTATGCGGATGCCGGCGTCTTTGGCGACCTGCCCCGGTCGCCCAAGGGCTACCGCCTCTTCCCGCCCCAGGCCATCCAGTGGGTGCGGATCCTGAAGGCCTCCCAGGCCGCGGGCTTCACGCTGGACGAGATCCAGGAGCTGCTGCGGGCCCTGCGCCAGGACAGCGCCCCCTGCGCCCATGTGCGCGACGCCCTGGGCGGCAAGCTCCGCGTCCTGGAGGGCCGGCTCGCGGAGATCCAGCTGCTGGTGGAGATCCTCCGCATCACCCTGGGGACGCCGGACGGTCAGAGCAGCGATCTCGGCTGCAACCTGATGGAGACCCTGCTCAACGAGGCTGAACGCCTGCCTGCGCTCACGGAGCTGCGGGCCTGA
- the mnmG gene encoding tRNA uridine-5-carboxymethylaminomethyl(34) synthesis enzyme MnmG yields the protein MKQVVVIGGGHAGIEAAHIAARMGMATTLLTMNLDQIGQMSCNPSIGGVGKGHMVRELDALGGAMGRLIDATGIHFRILNESRGVAVRGPRAQADKVKYRSAARRLLEHLPNLKLRQGMATAILWAGGTRGLRGVELLDGSVLPCDAVVVTSGTFLNGRILIGERRLEAGRAGEPASTHLADQLKALGLRNRRLKTGTSPRLARASIDFSRLEVQPGDDPPRPFSFFSREIPQPQVPCHIVHTTAETEAIVRENLPKSSLYGGHIEGVGPRYCPSIEDKFVKFPDKGRHQIFVEPESLETEEIYLAGLSTSMPPDVQLRMVRSLPGFKGAEILRPGYAIEYDSFDPLQLRRDLSVESLEGVWFAGQINGTTGYEEAAGQGLLAGLNAVRWLRGQEPVVLGRDQAYLGVMVDDLVTKGTDEPYRMLTARAEHRLGLACDVADARLLGVAREVGALTVGELALVEARIDRRERLRAQCDAAWVTQTSPFGSIAAAAGLRLDAGLALSDLLRRQHMGPAEADACLTLLAGWAEPQAGWNPAWERDLLLFDLRYAPYREREARLLEGHRAWDHVRIPADFRIEHLHGLSKEVLEKLALHRPETLGQASRIPGVTPAAVTLLHLHIHRSQRI from the coding sequence ATGAAGCAGGTGGTGGTCATTGGCGGCGGACATGCGGGAATCGAGGCGGCGCACATCGCTGCCCGCATGGGCATGGCCACGACGCTGCTCACCATGAACCTCGACCAGATCGGCCAGATGAGCTGCAACCCCAGCATCGGCGGTGTGGGCAAGGGCCACATGGTGCGCGAGCTGGATGCGCTGGGCGGGGCCATGGGCCGACTCATCGACGCCACGGGCATCCATTTCCGCATCCTCAATGAAAGCCGCGGCGTGGCCGTACGCGGCCCCCGGGCCCAGGCGGACAAGGTGAAGTACCGCAGTGCCGCCCGCCGGCTCCTGGAGCACCTGCCGAACCTCAAGCTGCGGCAGGGCATGGCCACGGCGATCCTCTGGGCGGGGGGCACCCGGGGCCTGCGGGGCGTGGAGCTGCTGGATGGTTCCGTCCTGCCCTGCGACGCGGTGGTGGTCACCAGCGGCACCTTCCTCAACGGGCGCATCCTCATCGGCGAGCGCCGCCTGGAGGCGGGTCGGGCCGGGGAGCCCGCCAGCACCCACCTGGCGGACCAGCTCAAGGCCCTGGGCCTCCGGAACCGCCGCCTGAAGACCGGCACGAGCCCCCGGCTGGCGCGGGCCTCCATCGACTTCAGCCGGCTCGAGGTCCAGCCGGGAGACGACCCGCCCCGGCCCTTCAGCTTCTTCAGCCGGGAGATCCCCCAGCCCCAGGTGCCCTGCCACATCGTCCACACCACGGCGGAGACCGAGGCCATCGTGCGGGAGAACCTGCCGAAATCGAGCCTCTACGGGGGCCACATCGAGGGCGTCGGGCCCCGCTACTGTCCGTCCATCGAGGACAAGTTCGTGAAGTTCCCCGACAAGGGGCGGCACCAGATCTTCGTGGAACCCGAGAGCCTCGAGACTGAGGAGATCTACCTGGCGGGCCTGTCCACCTCCATGCCGCCGGACGTGCAGCTCCGCATGGTGCGAAGCCTGCCCGGCTTCAAAGGGGCCGAGATCCTGCGCCCCGGCTATGCCATCGAGTACGACAGCTTCGACCCCCTGCAGCTGCGCCGGGATCTCTCGGTGGAGAGCCTGGAGGGGGTCTGGTTCGCGGGCCAGATCAACGGCACCACCGGCTATGAGGAGGCCGCGGGCCAGGGCCTGCTGGCGGGCCTCAACGCCGTGCGCTGGTTGCGGGGCCAGGAGCCCGTCGTGCTGGGCCGGGACCAGGCCTACCTGGGCGTGATGGTCGACGACCTCGTCACCAAGGGCACGGACGAGCCCTACCGCATGCTCACGGCCCGGGCGGAGCACCGGCTGGGCCTGGCCTGCGATGTGGCGGACGCCCGGCTCCTGGGCGTGGCCCGGGAGGTGGGAGCCCTGACCGTCGGGGAACTGGCCCTGGTGGAGGCCAGGATCGACCGGCGGGAGCGCCTGCGCGCCCAGTGCGATGCGGCCTGGGTGACCCAGACCAGCCCCTTCGGGTCCATCGCCGCCGCGGCGGGCCTGCGGCTGGACGCGGGCCTGGCCCTGTCGGACCTGCTGCGTCGCCAGCACATGGGCCCCGCCGAAGCCGATGCGTGCCTGACCCTTCTGGCGGGGTGGGCCGAGCCGCAGGCGGGTTGGAACCCTGCCTGGGAGCGGGACCTGCTGCTCTTCGACCTGCGCTACGCCCCCTACCGGGAGCGGGAGGCCCGCCTCCTGGAGGGCCACCGGGCCTGGGACCATGTGCGGATCCCGGCGGACTTCCGCATCGAGCATCTGCACGGACTTTCCAAGGAAGTATTGGAAAAGCTTGCATTGCATCGCCCCGAGACCCTTGGGCAGGCCAGCCGGATCCCCGGGGTCACCCCGGCGGCCGTGACGCTGCTGCACCTGCATATCCATCGCTCTCAGCGCATATAG
- the pssA gene encoding CDP-diacylglycerol--serine O-phosphatidyltransferase, giving the protein MRRSMFVLPSSITMASIFCGFSSVVMSINAAGATPERFFLWAAGLLVLAGVFDGLDGRVARATNTATEFGVQLDSLADVVSFGMAPAILAYRYGFFQLGIHDSHLRAAGWAACFVFTACGALRLARFNVQVGAVDPRYFVGLPIPAGAACVASVIIWRPTPPASTLHAYAFAAELFLVGLLMVSTLRFPSFKKRAGSPRAAMLTSLTIVLMFAMLILFQQRFFVGFFAAYITLGLLLNLAWKAGWRGIEPPRDGAENLETVH; this is encoded by the coding sequence ATGCGGCGGTCCATGTTCGTGCTGCCCTCCAGCATCACCATGGCTTCGATTTTCTGCGGCTTCTCCAGCGTCGTCATGTCCATCAACGCCGCCGGGGCCACTCCGGAGCGCTTCTTCCTGTGGGCCGCCGGCCTGCTGGTGCTGGCGGGGGTCTTCGACGGCCTGGATGGCCGCGTGGCCCGGGCCACCAACACCGCCACGGAGTTCGGCGTGCAGCTGGACAGCCTGGCGGACGTGGTCAGCTTCGGCATGGCCCCGGCCATCCTGGCCTACCGCTACGGGTTCTTCCAGCTGGGCATCCACGATTCCCACTTGCGGGCCGCGGGCTGGGCCGCCTGCTTCGTCTTCACGGCCTGCGGCGCCCTGCGCCTGGCCCGGTTCAACGTGCAGGTGGGGGCCGTGGACCCCCGCTACTTCGTGGGCCTGCCCATCCCCGCCGGGGCCGCCTGTGTGGCCTCCGTCATCATCTGGCGGCCCACGCCGCCGGCTTCCACCCTCCACGCCTACGCCTTCGCTGCGGAGCTCTTCCTCGTGGGTCTCCTGATGGTGTCCACCCTCCGCTTCCCCAGCTTCAAGAAGCGCGCGGGGAGCCCCCGGGCCGCCATGCTGACCAGCCTCACCATCGTGCTGATGTTCGCGATGCTGATCCTCTTCCAGCAGCGGTTCTTCGTGGGCTTCTTCGCGGCCTACATCACCCTGGGCCTCCTCCTGAACCTGGCCTGGAAGGCCGGCTGGCGGGGCATCGAGCCCCCCCGGGACGGGGCGGAGAACCTCGAGACCGTCCACTGA